The following coding sequences lie in one Sorghum bicolor cultivar BTx623 chromosome 6, Sorghum_bicolor_NCBIv3, whole genome shotgun sequence genomic window:
- the LOC8073703 gene encoding ankyrin-3 has protein sequence MAVLLRPAAIAGGRQVWPVAEDDEGAREAEAASQRLVEAVARGDAREAGELLAAGRADVNYAGVVWLRARRIAEAEPQEGAAAEARAVHEEIRADVSPLFLASGNGDVALVRALLAKGADVNGKVFRGYPTTAAAREGCAEVAELLVRAGASQPACEEAVVEAALQGQAALAAIFMRSDLVRPRVAVHALVSAAARGFVDVVDTLIKCGADPNATARVLLRSLKPSLHANVDCTALFAAIVSRQVAVVRHLLQAGVKRDTKVRLGAWSWDASTGEELRVGAGLAEPYDAVWCAVEYYESTGSILRMLLRSGYTSATAHLGRTLLHHAILCGSAGAVQTLLASGADSEAPVKTSRSNRSRPVHLAVRLGQPEILRMLVDRGCDVNARADAGDTAAILCSRHKREDCLGVLVSAGADVALLNSAGDSPSSVASSGGWKTGFERAVIGAIRSGTIPRSSDRNVFSPLMFGALCGDATAMEVLLAQSDVDVDEQDLDGCSPIMAAAKMGNVEAFRALVFAGANVKLSNKRGETAIGLAQQSKKRDLFEQVMLEFALEKGMPGGFYALHCASRRGDTAAVRHLASTGGDVNIPDGDGYTPLMLAAREGHAGVCELLISYGARCDLRTPRGETALSLARAALATAGFNKAEDVIMDELGRQAVLQGAHVRKHTKGGRGRPHGKSLRMVAAAGVLRWGGSNRRNVICREAEVGGSSAFQRHRQRKGDAYEHGLFRVVTATGREVHFVCQGGEEAAELWVRGIRAVTRAAFGKRGKE, from the exons ATGGCAGTGCTGCTGCGCCCGGCGGCGATCGCCGGAGGTCGGCAGGTGTGGCCGGTGGCAGAGGACGATGAGGGGGCGCGCGAGGCGGAGGCGGCGTCGCAGCggctggtggaggcggtggcgcgcGGCGACGCGAGGGAGGCCGGCGAGCTGCTCGCAGCGGGGCGCGCGGACGTGAACTACGCCGGGGTGGTGTGGCTCAGGGCGCGGCGCATCGCGGAAGCGGAACCCCAGgagggcgccgccgccgaggcgcGGGCCGTGCACGAGGAGATCCGCGCCGACGTCTCGCCGCTCTTCCTCGCCTCCGGCAACGGCGACGTCGCGCTCGTCCGCGCCTTGCTC GCAAAGGGAGCGGACGTGAACGGCAAGGTGTTCCGGGGCTACCCGACGACGGCTGCGGCACGGGAGGGGTGCGCAGAGGTGGCCGAGCTGCTTGTGCGTGCGGGTGCGTCGCAGCCGGCCTGCGAGGAGGCCGTCGTGGAGGCTGCGCTGCAGGGCCAGGCCGCGCTCGCGGCCATCTTCATGCGCTCGGACCTCGTCCGCCCCCGCGTTGCCGTCCACGCGCTCGTGTCCGCCGCGGCGCGCGGCTTCGTCGACGTCGTCGACACGCTCATCAAG TGTGGAGCTGATCCAAACGCGACCGCTCGGGTGCTCCTGCGCTCGCTGAAGCCATCCCTGCATGCCAACGTCGACTGCACGGCGCTCTTTGCCGCAATCGTGAGCCGTCAAGTCGCTGTGGTCCGCCATCTACTTCAG GCCGGCGTGAAGAGGGACACGAAGGTGAGGCTGGGAGCATGGTCCTGGGACGCGTCCACCGGCGAGGAGCTGCGCGTCGGCGCCGGACTCGCCGAGCCTTACGACGCGGTATGGTGCGCCGTGGAGTACTACGAGTCCACGGGCTCCATCCTGCGCATGCTCCTCCGTAGCGGGTACACGTCGGCCACTGCACACCTCGGCCGCACGCTCCTCCACCACGCCATCCTCTGTGGCAGTGCCGGTGCCGTCCAGACCTTGctggcgtccggtgcagactCCGAAGCTCCCGTGAAGACGTCCAGGAGCAACAGGTCCAGGCCGGTTCACCTGGCCGTGCGCCTGGGCCAGCCGGAGATCCTGCGGATGCTGGTCGACAGGGGCTGCGACGTGAACGCGAGGGCGGACGCCGGCGACACCGCCGCCATCCTCTGTTCGCGCCACAAACGCGAGGACTGCCTCGGAGTTCTCGTGTCCGCCGGCGCAGACGTCGCGCTGTTAAACTCGGCTGGCGACTCCCCGTCCTCCGTGGCCTCCTCTGGGGGATGGAAGACCGGCTTCGAAAGGGCTGTCATTGGCGCAATTCGGTCCGGGACCATCCCACGCTCGAGCGATCGGAACGTGTTCTCGCCGCTGATGTTCGGCGCGCTGTGCGGCGACGCGACCGCGATGGAAGTGCTGCTCGCTCAGTCAGACGTGGACGTGGACGAGCAGGATCTGGACGGGTGCTCGCCCATAATGGCTGCTGCCAAGATGGGCAACGTCGAGGCCTTCCGTGCCCTCGTATTCGCCGGCGCCAACGTGAAGCTGAGCAACAAGCGCGGCGAGACGGCCATTGGGCTGGCGCAGCAGAGCAAGAAGAGGGACCTCTTCGAGCAGGTCATGCTCGAGTTCGCGCTGGAGAAGGGCATGCCTGGAGGCTTCTACGCGCTTCACTGCGCCTCCCGTCGCGGCGACACCGCGGCGGTGCGGCACCTCGCCAGCACGGGCGGCGACGTGAATATCCCCGACGGCGACGGCTACACCCCGCTGATGCTCGCGGCCAGGGAAGGCCACGCGGGCGTGTGTGAGCTTCTCATCTCCTACGGCGCTCGCTGCGACCTCCGCACGCCGCGCGGCGAGACGGCGCTCTCCCTGGCGCGGGCAGCGCTGGCCACGGCGGGGTTCAACAAGGCCGAGGACGTGATCATGGACGAGCTGGGCCGGCAGGCGGTCCTCCAGGGCGCGCACGTCAGGAAGCACACCAAGGGCGGGCGCGGGAGGCCTCATGGCAAGTCCCTGCGCATGGTCGCTGCGGCGGGCGTGCTCAGGTGGGGCGGGTCGAACCGGCGCAACGTGATCTGCCGGGAGGCCGAGGTCGGTGGCAGCTCGGCGTTCCAGAGGCACAGGCAGAGGAAGGGAGACGCGTATGAGCACGGGCTGTTCCGTGTGGTGACTGCGACAGGGAGGGAGGTGCACTTCGTGTGCCAGGGCGGCGAGGAGGCCGCGGAGCTGTGGGTGAGGGGCATCAGGGCCGTGACAAGGGCGGCGTTTGGCAAGAGAGGCAAGGAGTGA